Proteins from a genomic interval of Macaca thibetana thibetana isolate TM-01 chromosome 17, ASM2454274v1, whole genome shotgun sequence:
- the LOC126940582 gene encoding fatty acid-binding protein 5, whose product MATVQQLEGRWRLVDSKGFDEYMKELGVGIALRKMGAMAKPDCIITCDGKNLTIKTESTLKTTQFSCTLGEKFEETTADGRKTQTVCSFTDGALVQHQEWDGKESTITRKLKDGKLVVDCVMNNVTCTRIYEKVE is encoded by the coding sequence ATGGCCACAGTTCAGCAGCTGGAAGGAAGATGGCGCCTGGTGGATAGCAAAGGCTTTGATGAATACATGAAGGAGCTAGGAGTGGGAATAGCTTTGCGAAAAATGGGCGCAATGGCCAAGCCAGACTGTATCATCACTTGTGATGGCAAAAACCTCACCATAAAAACTGAGAGCACTTTGAAAACAACACAGTTTTCTTGTACCCTGGGAGAGAAATTTGAAGAAACCACAGCTGATGGCAGAAAAACTCAGACTGTCTGCAGCTTTACAGATGGTGCATTGGTTCAGCATCAGGAGTGGGATGGGAAGGAAAGCACAATAACAAGAAAATTGAAAGATGGGAAATTAGTGGTGGACTGTGTCATGAACAATGTCACCTGTACTCGGATCtatgaaaaagtagaataa